In Plodia interpunctella isolate USDA-ARS_2022_Savannah chromosome 22, ilPloInte3.2, whole genome shotgun sequence, the following proteins share a genomic window:
- the LOC128679913 gene encoding mpv17-like protein translates to MGVMNRCVVIFKKYPLIRGMLSYAVIWPTSSLIQQTFEGKNIETYDWKRCARYGLYGSCYVAPTLYSWLTVANFMWPGNTLRVGLIKTLVETLTYTPFAMCSFYFGMSMLETKPFYEAVAEVKAKFWPTYKVGASIWPAVALVNFCFIPPRNRVPFISCCSLFWTCFLAYMKHLDKEKVQKGKVLPVIKVNILKVEK, encoded by the exons ATGGGTGTTATGAATAGATGTGTTGTAATATTCAAGAAATATCCCCTTATAAGGGGTATGTTATCATATGCTGTAATTTGGCCGACCTCTAGTCTGATTCAGCAGACTTttgaaggaaaaaatatag aaacatATGACTGGAAGCGATGCGCGCGATACGGCCTGTATGGATCCTGCTATGTGGCCCCCACATTGTATAGCTGGCTCACTGTGGCCAACTTCATGTGGCCAGGCAACACACTGAGAGTGGGACTTATTAAG ACTTTAGTGGAGACGCTGACATACACGCCGTTCGCCATGTGCAGCTTTTACTTCGGCATGAGCATGTTGGAGACGAAACCTTTCTACGAAGCGGTGGCCGAAGTCAAGGCCAAGTTCTGGCCGACTTACAAA GTGGGAGCGTCAATATGGCCAGCGGTAGCTTTAGTAAACTTCTGTTTCATCCCGCCGAGAAACAGGGTCCCCTTCATCAGCTGTTGTAGCCTCTTCTGGACCTGCTTCCTGGCCTACATGAAGCATTTGGACAAGGAGAAGGTCCAGAAAGGAAAAGTATTGCCCGTGATCAAAGTCAACATACTGAAGGTGGAAAAGTGA